Proteins co-encoded in one Stutzerimonas stutzeri genomic window:
- the dnaE gene encoding DNA polymerase III subunit alpha yields MPVSFVHLRLHTEYSLVDGLVRVKPLVKSVAGAGMPAVAVTDQSNMCSLVKFYKAAQGAGIKPICGADIWLASRDEDGPLSRLTLLAMNSKGYRNLTELVSRGWTEGQRNDQIIIERDWVKDAAEGLIALSGAKEGEIGHALLEGEDALADALLAEWQAVFPQRFYLEVQRTSRVNDEEHLHAAVALAQRCNAPLVATNDVRFLKQEDFEAHETRVCIGESRTLDDSRRPRNYSDQQYLKSPEEMWELFSDLPEALENTVEIARRCNIEVQLGTYFLPDFPVPAGMTMDEYFRKVSFDGLEERLEVLLPKDTPDYEAKRQVYIDRLNFELDIIIQMGFPGYFLIVMDFIQWAKNNGVPVGPGRGSGAGSLVAYVQKITDLDPLAYDLLFERFLNPERVSMPDFDVDFCMDGRDRVIDYVAEKYGRNAVSQIITFGTMAAKAVVRDVARVQGKSYGLADRLSKMIPFEVGMTLEKAYEMEEPLRDFLAVDEDAREIWEMALKLEGITRGTGKHAGGVVIAPTKLTDFAPIACDDEGGSLVTQFDKDDVEQAGLVKFDFLGLRTLTIIKWALETINREQARKGLEPVNIDFIPLDDKPTYSLLQKAETTAVFQLESRGMKELIKKLKPDCLEDLIALVALFRPGPLQSGMVDDFINRKHGRAEISYPHSDYQYEGLKPVLAPTYGIILYQEQVMQIAQVMGGYTLGQADMLRRAMGKKKPEEMAKQRGGFIEGCAKNGIDADLAGNIFDLVEKFAGYGFNKSHSAAYGLVSYQTAWLKAHHPSPFMAAVLSADMHNTDKVVTLIEECRSMKLRIDAPDVNNSEFKFTVSEDGRIIYGLGAIKGVGEGPVEAICECRNEGGPFKDLFDFCSRVDLKRINKRTLEALIRGGALDRLGPYFSDEPKAYQANIDRNRAVLLSAMEEAIQAAEQTARSLDSGHMDLFGGLFAEPEADVYANHRKARELTLKERLKGEKDTLGLYLTGHPIDEYEGEVRRFARQRIIDLRPARGEQTVAGLIVNLRVMKNKKGDKMGFITLDDRSGRIEASLFAEAFNSAQALLQTDALVVVEGEVSNDDFSGGLRLRAKRVMSLEEARTGLAESLRVKVAGDALKGDRVRWLADVCGRHRGACPITLEYTSRDARALLQFGETWRIDPADNLIQALRDQFGRDNVFLQYR; encoded by the coding sequence ATGCCCGTTTCATTCGTCCATCTCCGCCTGCATACCGAGTACTCCCTGGTCGACGGATTGGTGCGCGTCAAACCGCTGGTCAAGTCGGTCGCAGGTGCCGGCATGCCGGCTGTGGCCGTAACGGATCAGAGCAACATGTGCTCGCTGGTCAAGTTCTACAAGGCGGCCCAAGGCGCCGGAATCAAGCCGATCTGCGGCGCCGATATCTGGCTCGCCAGTCGCGACGAAGATGGCCCGCTCAGCCGGCTGACACTGTTGGCCATGAACAGCAAGGGCTACCGGAATCTGACCGAGCTGGTCTCGCGCGGCTGGACCGAGGGGCAGCGCAACGATCAGATCATCATCGAACGTGACTGGGTCAAGGATGCTGCCGAAGGGCTGATCGCGCTGTCCGGGGCCAAGGAAGGCGAGATCGGCCATGCGCTGCTCGAGGGCGAGGACGCGCTGGCCGACGCGCTACTGGCGGAGTGGCAGGCGGTCTTCCCGCAACGTTTCTATCTCGAGGTGCAGCGTACCAGCCGCGTCAACGACGAAGAGCATCTGCATGCCGCCGTCGCGCTGGCGCAGCGTTGCAACGCCCCGCTGGTCGCCACCAACGACGTGCGTTTCCTCAAACAGGAAGATTTCGAAGCCCACGAAACGCGGGTCTGCATCGGCGAAAGCCGAACCCTCGACGACTCGAGGCGGCCGCGCAACTACTCCGATCAGCAATACCTCAAATCGCCGGAAGAAATGTGGGAGCTGTTCAGCGATCTGCCCGAGGCGCTGGAGAATACCGTCGAGATCGCTCGGCGCTGCAACATCGAAGTACAGCTGGGCACCTACTTCCTGCCAGACTTCCCGGTGCCGGCCGGCATGACCATGGACGAGTACTTTCGCAAGGTCTCGTTCGACGGTCTCGAGGAGCGCCTCGAGGTGCTACTGCCCAAGGACACGCCCGATTACGAGGCGAAGAGGCAGGTCTATATCGACCGGCTGAACTTCGAGCTGGACATCATCATCCAGATGGGCTTCCCGGGTTACTTCCTGATCGTTATGGACTTCATCCAGTGGGCGAAGAACAACGGTGTGCCGGTCGGACCGGGCCGGGGTTCGGGTGCCGGGTCGCTGGTGGCCTACGTGCAGAAAATCACCGACCTCGATCCGCTGGCCTATGACCTGCTGTTCGAGCGCTTCCTCAACCCCGAGCGGGTCTCCATGCCCGACTTCGACGTCGACTTCTGCATGGACGGTCGCGATCGCGTGATCGATTACGTGGCCGAGAAATACGGCCGCAACGCGGTCAGTCAGATCATCACCTTCGGCACCATGGCGGCCAAGGCGGTGGTGCGGGACGTGGCCCGGGTGCAAGGCAAGTCCTACGGCCTGGCAGACCGGCTTTCGAAGATGATTCCCTTCGAAGTCGGCATGACGCTGGAAAAAGCCTACGAGATGGAGGAGCCGCTGCGCGATTTCCTCGCCGTCGACGAAGACGCGCGGGAAATCTGGGAAATGGCCCTCAAGCTCGAAGGCATCACGCGTGGCACCGGCAAGCACGCCGGCGGCGTCGTGATCGCACCGACCAAGCTCACCGACTTTGCGCCGATCGCCTGCGATGACGAAGGTGGCAGTCTGGTCACACAGTTCGACAAGGACGATGTCGAGCAGGCGGGTCTGGTCAAGTTCGACTTCCTCGGCCTGCGCACCTTGACCATCATCAAGTGGGCACTGGAAACCATCAATCGCGAGCAGGCGCGCAAGGGCCTCGAACCGGTCAACATCGATTTCATTCCGCTGGACGACAAGCCCACCTACTCGTTGTTGCAGAAAGCCGAGACGACGGCGGTATTCCAGCTTGAATCGCGCGGCATGAAGGAGCTGATCAAAAAGCTCAAGCCGGACTGCCTGGAAGACCTCATCGCACTCGTCGCTCTGTTCCGTCCCGGCCCGCTGCAGTCGGGCATGGTGGATGACTTCATCAACCGTAAGCACGGTCGCGCGGAAATTTCCTATCCGCACTCGGATTACCAGTACGAAGGCCTCAAACCGGTGCTGGCGCCTACCTACGGCATCATCCTGTATCAGGAGCAGGTGATGCAGATCGCTCAGGTCATGGGTGGCTATACGCTTGGTCAGGCGGACATGCTGCGCCGGGCCATGGGTAAGAAGAAGCCCGAGGAAATGGCCAAGCAGCGCGGTGGTTTCATCGAAGGTTGCGCCAAGAACGGTATCGACGCCGATCTGGCCGGTAACATCTTTGACCTGGTGGAGAAGTTCGCCGGCTACGGTTTCAACAAGTCGCACTCGGCCGCCTATGGTCTGGTTTCTTACCAGACCGCCTGGCTCAAGGCGCACCATCCGTCGCCGTTCATGGCCGCGGTGCTGTCGGCGGATATGCACAACACCGACAAGGTGGTCACGCTGATCGAGGAATGCCGCAGCATGAAGCTGCGCATCGACGCGCCGGACGTGAATAATTCCGAGTTCAAGTTCACCGTCAGCGAGGACGGCCGGATCATATACGGCCTGGGCGCGATCAAGGGGGTCGGCGAGGGGCCGGTCGAGGCGATCTGCGAGTGCCGCAACGAAGGCGGTCCGTTCAAGGATCTGTTCGATTTCTGCAGTCGCGTCGATCTCAAGCGAATCAACAAGCGCACCCTGGAAGCGCTGATCCGCGGTGGTGCGCTCGATCGTCTCGGCCCTTATTTCTCCGACGAACCCAAGGCCTATCAGGCGAACATCGACCGTAACCGTGCGGTGCTGCTGTCCGCGATGGAAGAAGCCATTCAGGCGGCCGAACAGACTGCGCGCAGTCTCGACAGCGGTCACATGGACCTGTTCGGCGGTCTGTTCGCCGAGCCGGAGGCCGACGTCTATGCCAATCATCGCAAGGCGCGGGAGTTGACGCTCAAGGAGCGGCTAAAGGGCGAGAAGGACACGCTCGGCCTTTACCTGACGGGGCATCCGATCGACGAATACGAGGGTGAAGTACGCCGCTTCGCCCGCCAGCGCATCATCGATCTGCGGCCGGCGCGGGGTGAGCAGACCGTTGCCGGGTTGATCGTCAACCTGCGCGTGATGAAGAACAAGAAGGGTGACAAGATGGGCTTCATCACCCTGGATGACCGCTCCGGGCGAATCGAGGCGTCACTCTTCGCTGAAGCCTTCAACAGCGCTCAGGCATTGCTGCAGACCGACGCGCTGGTGGTGGTGGAGGGCGAAGTCAGCAACGACGACTTTTCCGGTGGCCTGCGCTTGCGCGCCAAGCGCGTGATGAGTCTCGAGGAAGCACGCACCGGGCTGGCCGAGAGCCTGCGGGTGAAGGTCGCGGGGGACGCGCTCAAGGGCGACCGGGTACGCTGGTTGGCTGATGTGTGCGGACGCCACCGCGGCGCCTGTCCGATCACGCTGGAATACACCAGCCGCGATGCGCGGGCGCTGCTGCAGTTTGGCGAAACCTGGCGGATCGATCCGGCCGACAACTTGATTCAGGCATTGCGTGACCAGTTCGGGCGCGACAACGTCTTTCTGCAATACCGATAG
- a CDS encoding acetyl-CoA carboxylase carboxyltransferase subunit alpha, translating to MNPNFLDFEQPIADLQAKIEELRLVGNDNSLNIGDEIARLQDKSESLTESIFGNLTSWQIARLARHPQRPYTLDYISHLFTEFEELHGDRHFSDDAAIVGGTARLNGEPVMVIGHQKGREVREKVRRNFGMPRPEGYRKACRLMEMAERFKMPILTFIDTPGAYPGIDAEERNQSEAIAWNLRVMARLKTPIIATVIGEGGSGGALAIGVCDQLNMLQYSTYAVISPEGCASILWRTADKAPEAAEAMGVTAERLKDLGIVDKVIAEPLGGAHRNPASTAASLREELTAQLDMLKSFDSEALLARRYERLMSYGIA from the coding sequence ATGAACCCGAATTTTCTCGATTTCGAACAGCCGATCGCCGACCTTCAAGCCAAGATCGAAGAATTGCGCCTGGTTGGTAATGACAACTCGCTGAACATCGGCGACGAGATTGCCCGCCTGCAAGACAAGAGCGAGTCGCTCACCGAGAGTATCTTCGGCAATCTCACCAGCTGGCAGATCGCCCGCCTGGCCCGCCACCCGCAACGCCCCTACACGCTCGATTACATCAGCCACCTGTTCACCGAATTCGAAGAGCTGCATGGCGACCGCCATTTCTCCGATGACGCGGCGATCGTTGGCGGTACCGCTCGCCTGAACGGTGAGCCGGTCATGGTGATCGGTCATCAGAAGGGGCGTGAGGTTCGCGAAAAGGTGCGCCGCAACTTCGGTATGCCGCGTCCTGAGGGCTACCGCAAGGCATGCCGCCTGATGGAAATGGCCGAGCGTTTCAAGATGCCGATCCTGACCTTTATCGACACGCCCGGCGCCTATCCGGGTATCGACGCGGAAGAGCGCAACCAGAGCGAGGCGATCGCGTGGAACCTGCGGGTGATGGCGCGCCTGAAGACGCCGATCATCGCGACCGTGATCGGTGAAGGCGGTTCCGGTGGTGCGCTGGCCATCGGCGTCTGTGATCAACTGAACATGCTGCAATATTCCACCTATGCGGTGATCTCGCCCGAAGGCTGCGCCTCGATTCTCTGGCGTACCGCGGACAAGGCGCCGGAAGCGGCCGAGGCCATGGGCGTCACCGCCGAACGTCTGAAGGATCTCGGTATCGTCGACAAGGTGATCGCCGAGCCGTTGGGCGGCGCGCACCGCAACCCGGCGTCGACAGCGGCATCCTTGCGCGAAGAGCTGACCGCTCAGCTGGATATGCTCAAGAGCTTCGACAGCGAAGCCTTGCTTGCGCGTCGCTACGAGCGCCTGATGAGCTACGGTATCGCCTGA
- the tilS gene encoding tRNA lysidine(34) synthetase TilS: protein MSLESRLLDALQPWRTAPHWRVAFSGGLDSTVLLHLLARLSARERLPAISAIHVHHGLQSAADDWPAHCRSVCDALGMELKVVHVRVERGASLERAAREARYAAFGEHLGAGEVLLAAQHRDDQAETLLFRLLRGAGVRGLAGMPAVRKLGGGWLVRPLLSADRAELYHYAQAQGLAWIEDPSNQCTDHARNYLRHRVMPLVQLRWPGASVNMARAAGHLAEAQHLLDELAEMDLQAARLGSRHSWLTVPSLSLAALARLSAARQRNALRHWLVGRTALPDSDHWAGWDALRDASVDAAPVWRLAAGELHRGDGRIWWLSGPWLGAPTEPVDWPRLDLALQLPGNGSLSLAGQHGLDGRLQVRYRQGGETLNVPGRGRRDLKRLLNEAGLPGFVRSRLPLLYRADQLVAVANLPQLDVEPLSLVWAPPADARFELMGSFE, encoded by the coding sequence ATGTCCCTCGAGTCGCGCTTGCTTGATGCCCTGCAACCCTGGCGCACCGCGCCGCATTGGCGCGTGGCGTTCTCCGGAGGGCTCGACTCGACGGTGCTGCTGCATCTGTTGGCGCGCTTGTCGGCTCGTGAGCGACTGCCAGCGATCAGTGCGATCCATGTGCATCACGGACTGCAGTCGGCGGCCGATGACTGGCCGGCGCATTGTCGGTCGGTCTGCGACGCGCTGGGCATGGAACTGAAAGTCGTGCACGTTCGGGTCGAGCGCGGTGCGAGCCTCGAGCGCGCTGCTCGGGAGGCGCGCTACGCCGCCTTCGGCGAGCATCTGGGCGCCGGTGAGGTGCTGCTCGCTGCGCAGCATCGAGACGATCAGGCCGAAACCCTGCTTTTTCGTTTGCTGCGCGGTGCGGGAGTGCGCGGGCTTGCCGGCATGCCCGCGGTGCGGAAGCTGGGCGGCGGCTGGTTGGTTCGCCCATTGCTGAGCGCCGATCGGGCCGAGCTTTACCACTATGCGCAAGCGCAGGGGCTGGCCTGGATCGAGGACCCGAGCAACCAGTGCACCGATCACGCGCGCAATTACCTGCGTCATCGCGTCATGCCGCTTGTGCAGCTGCGCTGGCCGGGTGCTTCGGTAAACATGGCGCGCGCTGCCGGGCATCTGGCCGAGGCACAGCATCTGTTGGATGAGCTGGCCGAGATGGATCTGCAAGCGGCGCGGCTAGGCAGTCGCCATTCATGGCTGACGGTGCCGAGCCTGTCCCTGGCGGCGCTGGCGCGGCTCAGCGCTGCTCGCCAGCGCAATGCGCTTCGGCATTGGCTGGTGGGGCGGACGGCGCTGCCCGACAGCGATCATTGGGCTGGTTGGGATGCGTTGCGCGATGCTTCGGTAGATGCCGCGCCGGTCTGGCGGCTGGCGGCAGGCGAGTTGCATCGAGGCGATGGGCGGATCTGGTGGCTTTCCGGGCCCTGGCTCGGCGCACCGACCGAGCCGGTCGACTGGCCGCGGCTCGATCTCGCTTTGCAGTTGCCAGGCAACGGCAGCCTGAGCCTGGCAGGTCAGCATGGTCTCGACGGCAGACTGCAGGTGCGTTACCGCCAAGGCGGTGAGACGCTGAACGTACCGGGGCGCGGACGCCGGGACCTCAAGCGGCTGCTCAACGAGGCCGGCCTGCCGGGTTTCGTGCGCTCGCGCCTGCCGTTGCTTTACCGCGCAGACCAGCTCGTTGCCGTGGCGAATCTGCCGCAACTGGACGTCGAACCACTGTCACTGGTCTGGGCGCCGCCGGCCGACGCCAGGTTTGAGCTGATGGGGTCTTTCGAGTAG
- a CDS encoding CTP synthase yields MTRYIFVTGGVVSSLGKGIASASLAAILEARGLKVTMLKLDPYINVDPGTMSPFQHGEVFVTHDGAETDLDLGHYERFIRTTMTKANNFTTGRVYEDVLRRERRGDYLGATIQVIPHITDEIKRRIIKGAGDADVALVEVGGTVGDIESQPFLEAIRQLRVEVGAKRAMLMHLTLVPYIATAGETKTKPTQHSVKELRSIGLQPDVLVCRSDHPIDVSSRRKIALFTNVEERAVISLEDVDTIYKIPGVLHAQGLDDFVVERFGLECGGADLSEWDRVVDAKLNPEKEVTIAMVGKYMELLDAYKSLIEAMSHAGIQSRTKVNLRYIDSEDIENQGTGLLDGMDAILVPGGFGLRGVEGKIATVKYARENKIPYLGICLGMQVAVIEFARDVLGWTDANSTEFDKDSTHPVVGLITEWADATGTVETRTDASDLGGTMRLGAQECGLEAGSNVYACYGKERIVERHRHRYEVNNNLLPQLQAAGLKITGRSGDGALVEVVEAPDHPWFVACQFHPEFTSTPRDGHPLFSGFVKAALDYKASKA; encoded by the coding sequence ATGACGCGCTACATCTTCGTCACGGGTGGTGTTGTTTCTTCATTGGGGAAAGGCATCGCCTCGGCATCCTTGGCGGCCATCCTGGAGGCGCGGGGCCTGAAGGTCACGATGCTCAAGCTGGACCCTTACATCAACGTCGACCCGGGCACCATGAGCCCGTTCCAGCACGGGGAAGTGTTCGTCACACACGACGGCGCCGAGACCGACCTGGACCTGGGGCATTACGAGCGGTTCATTCGCACGACGATGACCAAGGCCAACAACTTCACCACTGGCCGTGTCTACGAAGACGTCCTGCGCCGCGAGCGTCGCGGCGACTACCTGGGCGCGACCATCCAGGTCATTCCGCACATTACCGACGAGATCAAGCGCCGCATCATCAAAGGTGCCGGTGATGCCGATGTCGCTTTGGTGGAGGTCGGCGGAACCGTGGGCGACATCGAATCGCAGCCGTTCCTCGAGGCGATTCGCCAACTGCGCGTCGAAGTCGGCGCCAAGCGCGCCATGCTGATGCACCTGACGCTGGTGCCCTACATCGCCACCGCCGGCGAGACCAAGACAAAGCCGACCCAGCACTCGGTCAAGGAGCTACGCTCCATCGGCCTGCAGCCGGACGTGTTGGTGTGCCGTTCCGACCATCCGATCGATGTGTCTTCGCGCCGCAAGATCGCGCTGTTCACCAACGTCGAAGAGCGCGCGGTGATCAGCCTGGAAGACGTGGATACCATCTACAAGATTCCGGGTGTGTTGCACGCGCAGGGTCTGGATGACTTCGTCGTCGAGCGCTTCGGGCTGGAGTGCGGTGGCGCCGACCTTTCCGAATGGGACCGCGTGGTCGATGCCAAGCTGAACCCGGAAAAGGAAGTCACCATCGCCATGGTCGGCAAGTACATGGAACTTCTCGATGCCTATAAATCTCTGATCGAGGCGATGAGCCACGCTGGCATCCAGAGCCGTACCAAGGTGAACCTGCGTTACATCGATTCCGAAGACATCGAAAACCAGGGCACCGGCCTGCTGGACGGCATGGATGCGATTCTGGTTCCGGGTGGTTTCGGTTTGCGCGGCGTGGAAGGCAAGATTGCCACGGTCAAATACGCACGCGAGAACAAGATTCCTTACCTGGGCATTTGCCTGGGTATGCAGGTGGCGGTCATCGAGTTCGCGCGAGACGTGCTGGGCTGGACCGATGCCAACTCCACCGAGTTCGACAAGGACAGCACCCATCCAGTCGTCGGTCTCATCACCGAGTGGGCGGACGCGACGGGCACGGTGGAAACCCGCACCGATGCTTCCGATCTGGGCGGCACCATGCGCCTGGGTGCGCAGGAATGCGGTCTTGAGGCAGGCTCCAACGTGTATGCCTGCTATGGCAAGGAGCGCATCGTCGAGCGCCACCGTCATCGCTACGAGGTCAACAACAACCTCCTGCCACAGCTGCAGGCCGCCGGTTTGAAGATTACCGGTCGCTCCGGTGACGGCGCGCTAGTCGAAGTGGTCGAGGCGCCTGATCATCCGTGGTTCGTGGCGTGCCAGTTCCACCCCGAATTCACCTCCACGCCTCGCGACGGTCATCCGCTGTTCAGCGGCTTCGTCAAGGCGGCGCTGGACTACAAGGCGAGCAAGGCATGA
- the kdsA gene encoding 3-deoxy-8-phosphooctulonate synthase, with product MSQKTIRVGGIEIANDKPFVLFGGMNVLESRDLALQICETYVKVTEKLGIPYIFKASFDKANRSSIHSFRGPGLEEGMRIFEEVKKTFGVPVITDVHEPHQAQPVAEVCDIIQLPAFLSRQTDLVVAMAKTGAVINIKKAQFLAPQEMKHILTKCEEAGNDQLILCERGSSFGYNNLVVDMLGFDIMKRMEYPVIFDVTHALQMPGGRADSAGGRRAQVTDLAKAGLSQGLAGLFLEAHPDPENAKCDGPCALRLDKLEPFLSQLKQLDELIKNFSPIETA from the coding sequence ATGAGCCAGAAGACCATTCGCGTTGGCGGTATCGAGATCGCCAACGACAAGCCGTTCGTGTTGTTCGGCGGCATGAACGTGCTCGAGTCGCGCGACCTGGCGCTGCAGATCTGCGAAACCTACGTCAAGGTCACCGAGAAGCTCGGCATTCCTTACATCTTCAAGGCCAGTTTCGACAAGGCCAATCGCTCCTCGATCCACTCGTTCCGCGGCCCGGGACTGGAAGAGGGGATGCGCATTTTCGAGGAAGTGAAGAAGACTTTCGGCGTGCCGGTCATCACCGACGTGCACGAGCCCCATCAGGCACAGCCGGTGGCCGAGGTCTGCGACATCATCCAGTTGCCGGCGTTTCTGTCGCGCCAGACCGATCTGGTGGTGGCGATGGCCAAGACCGGAGCGGTCATCAACATCAAGAAAGCCCAGTTCCTTGCGCCGCAGGAAATGAAGCACATCCTCACCAAGTGCGAGGAAGCGGGCAACGACCAACTGATCCTCTGCGAACGTGGCTCGTCGTTCGGCTACAACAATCTGGTCGTCGACATGCTCGGCTTCGACATCATGAAGCGGATGGAATATCCGGTGATTTTCGATGTCACACACGCGCTGCAGATGCCGGGCGGCCGTGCCGACTCGGCAGGTGGTCGTCGTGCTCAGGTCACGGATCTTGCGAAGGCCGGTCTCAGCCAAGGGCTTGCCGGGCTGTTCCTGGAAGCGCACCCGGATCCGGAAAACGCCAAGTGCGACGGACCTTGTGCCTTGCGTCTGGACAAGCTCGAACCCTTCCTCAGTCAGCTCAAGCAGCTGGATGAGCTGATCAAGAATTTTTCGCCAATCGAAACTGCTTGA
- the eno gene encoding phosphopyruvate hydratase, which translates to MAKIVDIKGREVLDSRGNPTVEADVILDNGIVGSACAPSGASTGSREALELRDGDKSRYMGKGVLKAVSNINGPIRDLLLGKDPLDQKALDRAMIELDGTENKASLGANAILAVSLANAKAAAQDQDLPLYAHIANLNGTPGQYSMPVPMMNIINGGEHADNNVDIQEFMVQPVGAKTFADALRMGAEIFHHLKAVLKARGLSTSVGDEGGFAPNLASNEDALAAIAEAVANAGYKLGDDVTLALDCASSEFFENGKYDLAGEGKVFDAAGFADYLAGLSERYPIISIEDGMDESDWAGWKVLTDKIGSKVQLVGDDLFVTNTKILKEGIEKGIANSILIKFNQIGSLTETLEAIQMAKAAGYTAVISHRSGETEDHTIADLAVGTAAGQIKTGSLCRSDRVSKYNQLLRIEEQLGGKAPYKGRAEFRG; encoded by the coding sequence ATGGCAAAGATCGTCGACATCAAAGGGCGTGAGGTTCTCGACTCCCGTGGCAACCCCACCGTGGAAGCGGACGTTATCCTGGATAACGGTATCGTCGGCAGCGCTTGCGCGCCGTCCGGTGCGTCCACAGGTTCTCGTGAGGCGCTGGAACTGCGCGATGGCGACAAGAGCCGTTACATGGGCAAAGGTGTGCTGAAGGCGGTCAGCAACATCAATGGCCCCATCCGTGATCTGCTGCTGGGCAAGGATCCGCTGGACCAGAAGGCGCTGGACCGCGCCATGATCGAGCTCGACGGTACCGAGAACAAAGCCTCGCTGGGCGCCAACGCGATTCTCGCGGTATCGCTGGCCAACGCCAAGGCCGCCGCGCAGGACCAGGATCTGCCGCTCTATGCGCACATCGCCAACCTCAATGGCACGCCTGGCCAGTACTCCATGCCGGTCCCGATGATGAACATCATCAATGGCGGCGAGCACGCCGACAACAACGTCGACATCCAGGAATTCATGGTGCAGCCGGTCGGTGCCAAGACCTTCGCCGATGCACTGCGCATGGGTGCGGAGATCTTCCACCACCTCAAGGCCGTACTGAAGGCTCGTGGTCTGAGCACCTCCGTCGGTGACGAAGGTGGCTTCGCGCCGAACCTGGCCTCCAACGAAGACGCGCTGGCGGCCATTGCCGAAGCCGTTGCCAACGCCGGTTACAAGCTGGGCGACGATGTCACCCTGGCGCTCGACTGCGCATCCAGCGAATTCTTCGAGAACGGCAAGTACGACCTGGCTGGCGAAGGCAAGGTGTTCGATGCAGCCGGATTTGCCGACTATCTGGCAGGACTGTCCGAGCGCTATCCGATCATCTCGATCGAAGACGGTATGGATGAGTCCGACTGGGCTGGCTGGAAAGTGTTAACCGACAAGATCGGCAGCAAGGTTCAGCTGGTCGGCGACGACCTGTTCGTGACCAACACCAAGATTCTCAAGGAAGGCATCGAGAAGGGCATCGCTAACTCGATCCTGATCAAGTTCAACCAGATCGGCTCGCTGACCGAGACGCTGGAAGCCATCCAGATGGCCAAAGCGGCGGGCTACACTGCCGTGATTTCTCACCGCTCCGGCGAGACCGAGGATCACACCATTGCTGACCTGGCGGTCGGTACGGCTGCAGGCCAGATCAAGACCGGCTCGCTGTGCCGTTCGGATCGCGTCTCCAAGTACAACCAGCTGCTGCGTATCGAAGAGCAGCTCGGCGGAAAAGCGCCTTACAAGGGCCGTGCCGAGTTCCGTGGTTGA
- the ftsB gene encoding cell division protein FtsB has product MRSPYWLLVVLLLLLGGLQYRLWVGEGSLAQVSGLNKQIAEQQGENQRLLERNRILEAEVKELKRGMETVEERARHELGMVKEGETLYQLAE; this is encoded by the coding sequence ATGCGCAGTCCCTACTGGTTGTTGGTCGTCTTGCTCCTGCTGTTGGGTGGCTTGCAGTATCGCCTTTGGGTGGGCGAAGGCAGCCTGGCCCAGGTCAGCGGCTTGAACAAGCAGATCGCTGAACAGCAGGGCGAAAACCAGCGCCTGCTCGAGCGAAACCGCATCCTCGAGGCGGAGGTCAAGGAGCTCAAGCGGGGTATGGAGACGGTAGAGGAACGCGCCCGTCACGAACTCGGCATGGTCAAAGAGGGCGAGACCCTCTACCAACTTGCCGAGTAA
- the ispD gene encoding 2-C-methyl-D-erythritol 4-phosphate cytidylyltransferase, with product MLPSFWVVIPAAGVGSRMRADRPKQYLSLAGMTIIEHTLGRFLDHPRLQGLVVCLAAEDPYWPKLAIASDPRVQRADGGGERADSVLAGLRRLFELGARAEDWVLVHDAARPNLAREDLDRLLGELASDPVGGLLAVPARDTLKRAGPGGRVQETVDRSVIWQAFTPQMFRLGLLCETLAGALAAGVAITDEASALEWAGHAPRLIEGRADNLKVTRPEDLQWLEQRWQR from the coding sequence ATGCTTCCGTCTTTCTGGGTCGTCATCCCCGCGGCCGGGGTCGGTAGTCGCATGCGCGCCGATCGGCCCAAGCAGTACCTGTCGCTGGCCGGCATGACCATCATCGAACATACCCTCGGTCGTTTTCTCGATCATCCGCGCCTTCAGGGCCTGGTGGTCTGCCTGGCTGCCGAGGATCCGTACTGGCCGAAGCTTGCAATTGCCAGCGACCCACGCGTTCAGCGGGCCGATGGGGGAGGCGAGCGTGCCGACTCGGTGCTAGCCGGGTTGCGCCGTCTGTTCGAGTTGGGGGCGCGTGCTGAGGATTGGGTGCTGGTGCATGATGCGGCTCGACCCAATCTGGCGCGTGAGGACCTGGACCGCTTGCTGGGCGAGCTCGCGAGTGATCCGGTGGGCGGGCTGCTTGCTGTGCCTGCCCGCGATACGCTGAAGCGGGCTGGCCCTGGCGGGCGTGTTCAGGAAACAGTTGATCGCAGCGTGATCTGGCAAGCGTTCACGCCGCAGATGTTCCGGCTCGGGCTGCTATGCGAGACGCTGGCCGGAGCCCTTGCCGCCGGTGTTGCGATTACCGATGAGGCCTCCGCCCTGGAGTGGGCAGGGCACGCGCCGAGACTTATCGAGGGACGCGCAGACAACCTCAAGGTAACGCGTCCGGAAGATCTGCAGTGGCTGGAACAGCGCTGGCAACGCTGA